The genomic DNA TTCTGTAGCCCATAGCATAGAGTTTATTCACAGGTATATTCTTACCTCTCAGAATCTGCCACACATCCTTTTCTCTGAAGTGCAGTATGGGATGTATTCTTATATGCTCAGGGTCCTCTCTCGGAGAAAAATAAGTCTCATCCTTCCTTGCCTCCTGTTCATCCCATCTTATACCTGTTATAACGGCATCTATACCCTTAGAAACAATAAATTCATTCATGGCAACTGTTTTCATCAGATGATTCCCCTCAAAACTTTCCGGGTTGAATACAAAGCTCTTTTCACGAAATCCTATTCTCTTCAATTCCTTTTGATTGGTTTTGTTGAGCTCCTCCACAAATACAGTATCCCCGACTTTTTTAGCCTGTTTCATCACGTCTTCATTTTCAACCATCTGTATTTTCAAATTCCATTCCCTCTTGAGCTTTTCAACATACTCAAGAACTTCATCGAAAACGCTCCCCTCATTTATGAACATGCATTCAGGCATTTCTTTTGCGGATTCTTCGCAGACCTGCTTTGTCAGCCATAAGATAAGGGTTGAATCCTTGCCACCTGTGAAAGCAACCACAGGCTCATCAAACTTTTCAAGAGCTTCCCTTATTATTTCTTTGCTCTTCTCAATTCTTTCCTCCAGCGGCAGAGCCATTATCTCTTCATCCATCCATATCACCTAAAAATCTCTTTTTTATGCATTTGAAAACATCCGCAGGTTGTTCTATATAACACTGTACATTCTTCTTTATAATAATAGCTTCGGGATGGTGGTCACCTTTGACCTTACCTTTAGGAGTTCTTTCTGGCAGAGTTCTCACAGGTGCGTTGTCATAGTCGCAGAATCCATGGTCGGATATAACAATAACTTCGTCATCATAGGCTATGAGCTTTCCCAGTGCACTGTCAACCTTTTCATAGAAATCAACAAGAATATCCTCTCCCCAGTGGAGATGAGAGAGTTTATCCAGAGCGGTGTAGGCTACTATGAATAAATCAGGTTTGTCGTTATTAAGAACCTCCAGGGCAGAAGCTGTCACCTTCTCTATCTCTTCAAGGAGTTCATCCAGCTCCACAGGTACACCCTGTGCCACTGGCTTAAAATCAAGGTTATAATTATAGGGTGGAACAATAAACGGTACATTAAGGGCCTTAACACTCACCCCATTTTTATCCAGAATATCCCATATGAATTCAGCCTTAATATCCTCCCTCTTAACTATTTTATCGTTAACCACAAAGTCATGGTGTCCGTGCTCCTTGGGAAGCAAGCCAGTGAACATTGAGCACCACACTTCGGGACTCCAGGGCTTCTGCTTCAGATATATGCTGCTATATTCACCTTCTTCCATAAGCTTACTGAAGTTCGGCAGTCTTGAAAGATTTGGTTTTATCACTGTCCAGGTTGCGGAATCTACCCCTACTATAAGCAAATTATCACCTCACCTTGGTTAATTGGTTGTATGATATTATATATAACTATAAACAAAACTTGATATAAATCTACATAATAATAGCATGGAAAAATAATACAGAGTCGTTACGATATTTTAGAAAAGTATATACAAAGGTATAAAGTATATAAACACAGCGACCTGTGGGTGTGTGTTATGGAATTTCTTCAGTATGGTTGAACGTTTTCATGAATCCTTCAACCTTTTCTGAAAAACAAATATAGCATGGCAACATTTTTCGGTATTACCGAAAGGGATTTCGAAAAGTTTAAATAGTCTTAAAGTATCCAATAAATCGAAAAGATAAAAAGGAGGAATAAAAGCATGGATGTGGACCCCGAAAGGAAAAGGAAATTTTGGGCTTATTCTATAGTAGGGCTTCTTATAATTGTCAGTCTGTGGTATTACCACATGAATCCCCTGTACATGTACATTGTAGCTTATCTCTGGTTTGGGTTTACATATGGAATGCTGATGCAGTATGGCAGATTCTGTTTTGCGTCCGCATGGAGAGACTTGATTGCTATTGGCGTAACGAGGATGTTTATTGGCATACTGATTGCCATGGCAACTTTCAGTCTGGTGCTGGCTGTTCTGGCAGCGGCCCAGTTGAGCACTTTTCACCCCGGACCTCTGGGACTCAATGAGCTTATAGGTGGGTTGTTGTTCGGTGCCGGGATGACTCTTGCAGGAGGCTGTGCTTCAGGTACTCTCTATAAGACAGGAGAGGGAAATGGAACCTCATGGCTGGCTCTGTTTGCTATTGTATTTTCCCAGGCAATATTTGTGGATTATGGAGGATTCTTTGATAAATTCCTTGTAGGCTATGCTTTCAAAGAGCCAATGATTACACTTTCCCAATACTTCCCGAGTCTGGGAGGTTTTAAGTATGTCGTGGGAGATTCCATAATAAACGTAATAATTCCTGTAATTATCCTCATTGTTTTTGCTTACTACGTTGTGGCAAGGAAAGGGATTATGAGGAGGTTGATGGAACGTAAGACAGAAAGTGCAGACGGAGGAGTGCCAAAACCTACTCTTGGCGATGACCTGAGAGGTATATGGATGATGATAACTGCCTCGAAGAGAACCGCTATTGCGGGGATTCTCCTTGGAATTGTCTCAGGTGTTCACGTATTTACAATCCAGTCACTGAGATACAGGGATGGAATTAACAACTTTGGTCAGGTTCTATGGCACTGGGGACTTGTGAATCAGGCTTCAACTTTACACACTGTCTTTGACCCCGGTTACTGGTATATAACCACACAGGAGGCTCAGTTCGGAGCCTGGGTTCTGGAACACTTTGGAGTCAATATGAGAGATAACATATTCTTTGGAGCTATGAATGGAATTCCGGCACCATGGAATAATCCGCCTCTGCTGATGTCCATAGGGATAATACTGGGAGCAGCAACCATAGCTCTTATGAACAATGAGTTTAAACTGAAAATGCCGAATAGAGAACTTGCAATATGGGGCCTTCTTGGCGGTACTTTTATGGGCATCGGTGCCAGAATCGCACTGGGTTGCAATATTGGTGCATTCTACATAAGAGTTGCAGGCGGAGACCCGGGTGGCTGGCTTTTCTTCTTGGGCATGGGTGCAGGAGCTTTCAGTGCTGTGAAGATGTTCAACTGGTGGACTGACAGGAAGCTCGCCAGTGATCTGGCTGATTTCGATATTGATATATGAAGGAGGTTAAATAGATATGAAATTTAGGAAGAAAGATGAACATACGTATGAGCTGGATGTGAAGGGTTATGTATGCCCCCATCCACAGCTTTATACAATGAAGACACTTCAGAAAATAAAATCTGGAGATGTGCTTGAAGTAGTATTTGACAATCCCACTTCTGAAGAGAGTATTTCTGCTCTTATAGAGAAGGAAGGGCATAAAGTCCTGGAGCATACAAGGGACGGTGCGAATTTCTACTATAAAATACAGAAAGCATAGGGCTTTTCTGCCCTTTTTTAAGGAGGAATAAGATTATGAAAAATGAGCTTGCATATGTCTCCATTATTATGGTCGGAATTCTTGGCCTTATAGTTGGTTATTCTATATCACCGAGTACGCCAGCTATAGGTCAGAGTGCAGGAGGGCCTGCTGTTACAGCCAATGCCAGTGCTAATGTTACCACCACTGCTGCTGCTCCAAGGGGCGCTGAAGAAGGCAGTACTGGACAGGCTAAAGGTTTTGCTACTCAGGGTTACGGTGTATATGCCAAATAGCATAACTGCTGAAACAAAAATCTCGCAGATATTCAGGGAATATCCGGAAGCAATTGACTATCTTCTGGACCTTGGAATCTGTGAGTGCCATGGGCTCGAAGGCTTAAGAAAAAGTATAAAAGAAGAGGCTGAATGTAGGGAACTTGATATAAAAGAAGTGCTGGAAGAGTTAAACAGGAGGGTCAGCTGAGTTTGTATATCGAAACCAGTGTGTTATAGCTGAATAACCCCTGACTCTTCCCGAACTCTTTAATCTCTTTATACTTTTTTAACTCTTTTTCTATTTTCTCAGGAATTTTCTGATTCTTTTTTTGAGTTATAAGTACAAAAATCTCCGGTTTTCCTTCAGTTTTATAATAATCCGGAAGCTTATATTCCCAGGTGAAGCGAAAAGGACTTTCCATAAGCTTATTTTTTGGCGGCTTTGAATAGCTATAGGGTATAACGGAAATTTTCTTTCCGGTATAGATATCCAGAAGTGGAATTGTTATTCTCGGGTTAATATATGATTCAGGTATTAATGGAAGTACACCTATACTGTCAGTTTTAACAGAATTCAAATAATTTCCTGTCTGCTGAAGATTTGAGGCACTTGTTCCGCAGTTAAATGGAAGATAGAAGAAAAGTGCCAGAAGGACAGAGAAGATTGCTGCTGAAGCTGCAAGAAATCTCCCTCTTCTCCTTCCAAAATTTGCTATACCACGTGACGAAAGAAGGGCGAGGGCAGGGAACACAGGTAAAATATAGCGTATTCTGTCTATATGAAGCAGAAAAACAGGAAGGATAAAGGCAGAAATAATAGCAACATTGATATCCTTCTTTCTGTAGCCCTCGATTAGAGAAAGTATAGCTGCCAGACTCAAAAAGGGACTGATTTGAAATAAAAATGTACTTGTGAAACTCTCTCCCCATCTTTTCAAACCCTGTAGCTGATAGCTTTTCAGAAGTTCAATCTGCTTAATAAAAACATCGCTTTTAATATAGAAAATTAAAATAAAAATTAGAGCTGCCAGAGACAGTGAGATTACACCTCTTTTCTTATTTCTTCTTAACATAAGCAGGGGAAGGGGCAGAAGATAGAACCAGAGGGAGTATTTTGCGAAGAGGGCATAGACTATGGCAAGAGAAGCTGCCGGAATCCACAACCCTCCTTTTTTTACAGCTCTGATAAAAGTGTAGAGAGAGAGTGAGAAGAAGAACATGGCAGGTATATCTATAAGGAATAGAGGTATCTGCGAATAGATGAAGGGAAAGGCAAAGAAGAATATAGAGGCAGTGATTCCAGTCTCTCTGTTCCAGAGTTCTCTTCCGGTGAGATATACCAGAACCGCAGTCAGGGAAAATAAAACTGAGTTGAAAATCTGAATAACGAGTCTGCCCTCCCCGAAGATTTCAAATATCAATGCATGTAGCAGAGGGATACCGGGCAGGTCTGTCCATACCGCAAACCCCCTGCCCCATTCACTCAGAAAGAAAAAAAGGCCGTCAACTCTGGCCATTTTTGCATAGGTAAAATACCTCGAGGCATCAATAATAATCTCGGGTTCCCTCCAGAAAATAGCAGAAACAAAAAAGGCGGCAAGAAATATTGCGGTTTTTTTATGTTTTATTCTGATGAACATGAATATATACCCTGAAATCAGGGAAATTATTATAATAAGAATAAAAAGTATAGGATTGTTGACTGTCCAGCCCCACCTCACCGTGGCATTGTCATCATAACCTCTGAAAATATATAGCAGTACAAGTATTGATAGCTCTAATAGTGCCAGAAGAGCAAGATTCCTGATTTTTCTAGCCAATTCGCTCACCCGTATATTCAAGCATATATCCGAACTTTTCTTTTTCTATCCCTGCATTTATCGGTGTCCCGTGGTTAAAGCAGTTTTCACGTTGGAAATCTCTATTTCTACCTGTTCCTTGCTTATAAGATTCTTAAGAATAATCTTACTGTCTTTGATTTCCTCTCCCACTATAACTGCGTACTCAAAACCTTTCTTTGATGCATAGCTCAGAGCCTTTCCCAGCTTTCTTCTGT from archaeon BMS3Bbin15 includes the following:
- the cysD_2 gene encoding sulfate adenylyltransferase subunit 2, which translates into the protein MDEEIMALPLEERIEKSKEIIREALEKFDEPVVAFTGGKDSTLILWLTKQVCEESAKEMPECMFINEGSVFDEVLEYVEKLKREWNLKIQMVENEDVMKQAKKVGDTVFVEELNKTNQKELKRIGFREKSFVFNPESFEGNHLMKTVAMNEFIVSKGIDAVITGIRWDEQEARKDETYFSPREDPEHIRIHPILHFREKDVWQILRGKNIPVNKLYAMGYRSLGAKVTTEKVSDKPAWEQDLETSERAGRAQDKEGIMKRLRDLGYM
- a CDS encoding type I phosphodiesterase / nucleotide pyrophosphatase, with amino-acid sequence MLIVGVDSATWTVIKPNLSRLPNFSKLMEEGEYSSIYLKQKPWSPEVWCSMFTGLLPKEHGHHDFVVNDKIVKREDIKAEFIWDILDKNGVSVKALNVPFIVPPYNYNLDFKPVAQGVPVELDELLEEIEKVTASALEVLNNDKPDLFIVAYTALDKLSHLHWGEDILVDFYEKVDSALGKLIAYDDEVIVISDHGFCDYDNAPVRTLPERTPKGKVKGDHHPEAIIIKKNVQCYIEQPADVFKCIKKRFLGDMDG
- a CDS encoding putative inner membrane protein, whose amino-acid sequence is MDVDPERKRKFWAYSIVGLLIIVSLWYYHMNPLYMYIVAYLWFGFTYGMLMQYGRFCFASAWRDLIAIGVTRMFIGILIAMATFSLVLAVLAAAQLSTFHPGPLGLNELIGGLLFGAGMTLAGGCASGTLYKTGEGNGTSWLALFAIVFSQAIFVDYGGFFDKFLVGYAFKEPMITLSQYFPSLGGFKYVVGDSIINVIIPVIILIVFAYYVVARKGIMRRLMERKTESADGGVPKPTLGDDLRGIWMMITASKRTAIAGILLGIVSGVHVFTIQSLRYRDGINNFGQVLWHWGLVNQASTLHTVFDPGYWYITTQEAQFGAWVLEHFGVNMRDNIFFGAMNGIPAPWNNPPLLMSIGIILGAATIALMNNEFKLKMPNRELAIWGLLGGTFMGIGARIALGCNIGAFYIRVAGGDPGGWLFFLGMGAGAFSAVKMFNWWTDRKLASDLADFDIDI
- the tusA_1 gene encoding sulfurtransferase TusA, yielding MKFRKKDEHTYELDVKGYVCPHPQLYTMKTLQKIKSGDVLEVVFDNPTSEESISALIEKEGHKVLEHTRDGANFYYKIQKA